Part of the Nicotiana sylvestris chromosome 5, ASM39365v2, whole genome shotgun sequence genome is shown below.
ATCAGGTGGCATTGGAAGTAGGGCCTCAGCTTTCGAGCGGcaactacgagagctaaggcAGTTTTTCCAAATGTGGGTAGCGAGTTTCTACTCCCATTAATTTTGCTAACGTAATAAATGGGAGATTGCATACCTTCGTCTTCTCGGACTAAAACTGCACTTACTGCAACTTCTGAAACCGCGAGGTAGACTAGCAATGTTTCACCTTCTTTTGGTTTCGAGAGCAATGGAGGGCTTGACAAGTATTTCTTCAAGTCCTTTAAGTCTTGATGAGACTCCGGTGTCCATTAGAAATTATCTTTCTTTTTTAGCAGTGCGAAGATGCGATGATATTTTTCTAACAATCGAGAAATGAACCTACTCAAAGCTGCTAATATCCCTGTGAGCCTCTAGACTTCTTTTACATTTGACAATTGATCCATTATATCCtctatggccttgattttgtcggggtttaCCTCAATTCCCCTTTGTGAGACCAGGAATCACATAAACTTACCAGAACTAACCCCGAACGCACACTTCTTGGGGTTAAGTTTCATGTTATGCTTCCATAGGATGTCGAATGTTTCTTGCAAATTCTTAGGGGGGTCACCTGCATTCAAAGACTTGACGAGCGTATCTTCTATATATACTTCCATAGTCTTTCCTATTTTCATTTCGAACATCTTATTCACGAGCCGTTGATAAGTGGCTCCAGCATTTTTCAACTCGAAGGGCATCACATTGTAACAATATGTATCGAAATTCGTTataaatgaagtcttttcttggtcttttggGTTCATCTTGATTAGATTGTACCCAGAATAAGCATCGAGAAAACTCAGTAACTCGTGCCCGTACgtggcatcaatcatttgatcgatATTTGGGAATGGAACGAGTCTTTCGGGCACGCCTTATTAAGatccttatagtctacgcacatgcAAAATTTATTGTTTTTCTTAAGAACTACTACTACATTAGCTAGCCAGTCTGGATATCTTACCTCTCGGATTGAACCGATATTGAGTACGCGGAttacctcttctttgacgaaTTTATTCCTGGTTTTAGCAATAGGGTGCTTTTTTTTGTCTTACTAGAGGTATGTTGGCATCCAAGCTTAACTTGTGCACAGCTACCTCCAtcgggatacctgtcatatcctcgtgcgaccatgcaaaacaatcaacattaattttaagaaattcaataaaatCATGCCTAAGCTCTGGGTGCAGTCTTGTTCCCAAATGGAATTTCCTTTCAAGGTATTCTTCGAACAACGCAACTTGCTCTTGTTCTTCCACCGTGGAATTCATTGTGTCTGTCTCTTGTGAAACTTGGAAATACCTTGGCAACTGATATTGTTCCGATTTCTCTGTCCCCGGGCTAACTTCCTCTAGTTCGGGGGTAGGTTCCGGTTCCTGTAATTACTATGCCGCACGCTCCTTTCCTTTGCTACTGGAGACTAAAATTTCATTCATCTCCCTTGGTTGATCACCTCTTATCTGCTTGATGCCCTCGGGTGTCGGAAATTTCAACAATTGGTGATACGTTGAAGGCACAACTTTCATGTCGTGTAATCATGGCCTTCCCAAGATGATATTGTATTCCATGTCTCTATCTACAACTTCGAAGAGGCTTGTTTTCATTACTCCTTCAGCATTCGTGAGCAGCAAAATCTCTCCCTGGGTTGTCACGCTCGCGAGGTTAAATTCAGCGAGGAGCTTTGTAGCTGGAATAATGCTTCCGGTGAGTTTAGCTTGCTCCAGTACTCTCTATTGTATGATATTAGCTGAATTTCCTGGATTAATTAGAACATGTTTAATCTTAAAATCTAATACAtttaaagagattaccagtgcatcattgtatGGTAGCAGCAATCCATCTGCATCTTCCTCTATAAAAGTGATATCGTCTTCCCGGAGCCTTTTACTATGAGTTATTGATACTTTCATCTTCTTTGCTATCAAAAAAGTGACCCCATTAATCTCATTCCCTTCGAAGAGCATATTGATCATTTGGCGTGTGGGTTCTTCTCCTGCTTTCGAGGGTTACACGTTGTTTATTTTCCGACCATAATTGTTCTTAGCTTGGTCACTCAAGAATTCTCTGAGGTGACCATTCTTCAACAGTGTTTCCACTTTTTCCCAGAGGTGTCGGCAGTCCCATGTTCGATGGTCGTTGATCCTATGGTATTCACACCATAAGTTGGGATCCCTCTAGCTGGAATAAGATCTCATAGGTCTCGGGTCTTTGATGTTTCTCATGGTTGATATCAACTCCACTATACTGATGTTGAATTATACTCTGATATCATTCTGTCAACGGAAAACTTGTCTATTGTCTGGAAGCCTCTGCCACGACCATCAGTTCATTTGTACGGCAAAAACCGGCCCCTCGAAGTCTGTCTGTCCGCGTGGTAGTcatttttcagtttttctttgTTCTTCTCTCGTCCTTTGGCTGATGATGGAAAGCCAACTTGATCATCCTTGATTCTTATCTTTGACTCGTACTGGTTGTGGACATCTACCCAAGTCGTTGCTTGAAACTCGAGCAAACTTTCCTTCAGCTTTCGGGAAGCATAAGAACTTCTCGAATCCAATTCTTTGGTGAACGCTTCAGCCGCCCATTCATCCGGGACATCCGGTAGTAACATTCTTTCCTTCTGGAATAGGGTAATGAACTCTCGTAATAATTCTGATTCTCCCTACGTGATCCTGAATATATCAGCCTTTCGGGTTTGTACCTTTCTAGAACCGGCAAGAGCCGTGATGAAAGAATACGCGAGCATCTCAAATGAGTCTATGGAATGCTCGGGTAATAATGAATACCATGTTAGGGCACCCCTCGTGAGAGCCTCTCCAAATTTCTTTAGCAACACATATTCAATTTTGTGAGGCGCTAGATCATTTACTTTTACCACTGTTGTGTAGGTGGTAATATGCTCCTGTGGGTCTGACGTCCTGTCATACTTTGGCCCTTCAGGCATTTTGAACTGCTTCGGGATTAGTTCCGGTGTTATGCTCGACTTATACAACAATTGAGTATACTTCTTCGAGTTCGGGCCTTTCAATACTGGTGGCGCGCCTGGGATTCGGTCTAAGTGGACGTTTACTTCCCTTATAACCCATAAAAGTTCATTCTTGAACGGGTCGTTTTCGTTATTGAGACCACGTCATAGCCGACTTTACCCCTGGGAGTGTTGTTGTCGACTCTCTGTGTTGTTTGGTTTGCGGGGACACCGGATGAATTGGATCTCGCATGTTTGCATTATTCGAAGCCCCCGATAGTGCCTGCTTCAGCTTCGTCATAACCTCATCCTGCGGCATGAGATGTCCTAGAATGATCGTTTGTTGTTCTTGCAAGACCCTTACCGCATCGACGACATGCTCCTCATTAGCATCATCGGGATTTGTCTCTCGAACATGTTGAGGATATTGCCTGTCATGCACCGGAGTGGCATCATTCCCTCGTTGTGGGTGTTACTGACTGAACCTTTGAAATGAGGTTGATCCCCTTGAATTTCAGGATTGTACGTGTTGTTTAACAGTGTTATCTGCCATTTTTTGTGATCTTCTCTAAGACAAAACAATCAAAGTATGTTAGTAAAAAAGGTAAGGATCAATTTAATTGCACAGCTGTCTAGGCctcacagtgggcgccaaactatttacccgcaAAACGGTACAGTTAAACTTGTTCgtggtttctagacaagtgaactaatttgattatgaaataaagaaataactgAAAAAATTATAATACTTAGCCTTAAAATGTAGATAAAATAGAAGAGTTGAAGAATCCGGGAACAAAGTTTTCGGGCACAATAATAATGAGATCAAAAAACGAGAAagtaaaattgtatttaagttctGTATAGAATGTAATGTAAGTTAGCCAGAAAATTCGTGTCCTTTACAATGATAACTGAGCTCTCTATTTATAACCGTGTCTAGGGAAGGAGGTCCTAAAATCGTGCCCTCTTTTAATttcaattatgagggtcattgatgaaggtatAACGATGGACATAAATTCAAAATTCTATGTAACGGGCCATCGCCCTTAAATACTGCAGAATATTCCTTATTAAATGCTACCGGGCGCAGAACATTTAATACACCTTTATGATGTTATTCCTTCCGGCGATAAGCGGAATAGCTGCGTTCGGTGGCCATCTCCGCCTTGGGTTCCACGTGTCCTTCCTTTAGATGACCACATGTCATATCGTATTTTAACCTATACAGTATTCTATACAGTATAGATGAAACTGAAAAATAGGCCATACATTGGGATCAATTGTGGACACTGTCATTAGACCATCAACGGGTTAAACAGTAGAGAGTCTAAGTGGCAAATTTTCGGGGCAAGTGCACAGATAGTCATTCTCAGGGATGCTATTTAGAGATTAGCTAATACTTATTTTGTCCTAAAATTTTAAACTGAAAATCTTAACTTTGGCAACTCAGGATATTTTTGTCCTAAAAAtttaaactgaaaaattaaaattaaggACGCACTGACTAATTGATAAATAGCAGTCCTTTAGAGTGGctacctggtgtcatttctatCAAATTTTCCAATGCTATATTTTAGACCGTGGCCCATAAAATAGACTAGCAAATGAGGTTTTGACTCTAAGGAGAAAACAGTAAAAAAACGTGTACTCTTAATTTATGTGACATAATTTGatcaacaataataataacaaatcAGTGTAATATAATTAGGGTCTCGGAGGGTAGAGTGTACCCTAATCTTACCCCTATCTTGTGAGGGTATAGAGGTTATTTCCGATAAACCCTCGGCTtaagaaaaatgagaaagaagCAACAGTAATAGCAACAAGCAGTAAACAATAATATGATAGCAGATCAACCGAAGCGAAAGAAACAAGAGTGAGAATAAAAATGAGAAATAGAAACACCAGGTAGTAAAAGAGAATGAAGGATAAGAAAATACTAAACAATGTTACTACTACAAGTATGGGAAAGAGATAAGGTCTACTGCCAACTATCcttctaccctaatcctcgacctctacATCCTCGTATCAAGGGTCATGTTCTCGATAAGCTGAAAATGCGTTATGTATTGCGTAATTTCCTCCCCCAATACCTCTTCGATCTGCCACTCCTTCTCCTCCTATCCTCCAGGGCTAACCTCCCACATCCCCTCGCTAGGAGCAGTTGTATCCCTCCGCTTCACTGTCGAACCATCTTAACCTCACttctcgcatcttgtcctccatagAGTCACTCCCACATACAAGGCATGTCTCCAACCCTCTAGTCTCGCATTAACACCACTTCGCATTTTGTCAATCAGTACTATGTCATTAGTAAATAACATGTACCAGGATACCTCCCCTTGAATGTAACGCGTCAATACGTCCATCGCCAAGCCAAATAATGTGACATAATTTGATTcagttaaaagaaaaaaagaaattgaaactTGTGGTCATATATATGTCATCATAATTGGGTGAATATAAAACTTTTGAAACATGTGATCTTAAATATATCataacatttgtgtggctataaaagcttttTATTAAGAGTGACATGAGAAGATTAAATTAAAGTatttccaaatataaaaatgttatttttttaaaaacaaaccaATAAGCACATAAACTGAAACCGATGAAGTAATAAACAAAGGAGGACCGTGCAACAAGACTCAAATCGTTATAGTAATTGAAGAATCACAGTAACACACGAACAGGGGAGGAGCTATAATATGACTTATGCGTTCGGCAAAGCCTAGTACCTACGATCCCAATTATGTATTATGTTAAGATCCacttaatatatataaataatttattcaGAAGCCAATATACTACTTTTCTTAGAATGTAGAACCATTCCTCTCAGAGAGTTTTGTGTCTTTGCACCACACTTCTAACATAATCAAATCATGTATTTGAGCTGTCGAAAACATGACATTAATAATTGGAACTATGTTGTTTCCAGTGGCTATTATTTCCATAGGGATCACATTTCTTAATTCCTTATGATCAACATGTACAATTTATGCTTAATGCAGCACAAAACAAAGTCCTCTTGATTATTGTAAATCTACTAATTATCATTACATTATAATCTAAGATTTTCGAACCTAGAGGATGCATACTTATTCCAAGTTAATTAACCCTCTAGTAATAAGCTCAAGTGAATTTCCTCTTAAGCTGGTTAAGAGTGTAGACGGTAAGTGGGAATAACAAGCAAATTTTGAGCTCTTGGAGCAGCCAAACCAAACTTTTCAGTCATGTCCAAATCACCATGTAACATGCCTTCAGGCAAATCCCAATTGAAGCAATGCACTAATTGTGCAACTATCAATTTCACAGTGATCAACCCCAGATTCATACCTGGACAACTTCTTCTTCCATATCCAAATGGCAACAAATGAAAATCATGTCCACGAAGATCAATGTTCTTGCCAATAAACCTCtcaggaacaaattcctcaacATTGTCCGACCATATCTTAGGATCATGCCCTAACGCCCAACAATTTATCATAACTCATGATCTTCTAGGTATATAATGCCCGTTTATGACAACGTCTTCCATTGATTCTCGAGGAACTAAAAGAGTCGCCACAGGATGTAGTCGGAAGGTTTCTTTGAGCACCAGTTCTAAGTATTCCAACTTAGGCAAATCTTGTTCCTCAACCATTCTGTCCAGTCCTACTACAGATATCAACTCTTCCTGGAGTTTGTTCATTACTCTTGAATGCTTAACAATTTCTGCAAAAGCCCATTCAATCCAAGTGTGTGAAGTATCAATAGCTCCAACGATCATATCAGAAAGGATGGCTTTCATGGTTGCATGATCAATCGAGTAGAATTTCGGACTATTTTGATGTGATAACATGACATCAACAAGATCCTTGCTACCTTTGTGAGTACCATCCCTTGCATCTTGCTCATGCTCATTGATTATGGTATCAATTACTTTCTGAAAAGCCTTTCCAGTTTCCTTCAATTGCTTATTCAAGCCCTGAACATTCATTGTTTCAGAAATTATATAACACGAACAATTTTTAATCCAAAATAGAATCCACCAATTCATCTCTTGGATATCAAAAGGTAAATCTTATTCATTGCATGTTGAGCATTAATTACACATCAGTAGTTGAAGCATGACGATATTTTCTAAAAATGCCATATAATCATACAGTAGTACTTCACAACTATCACTAATCATTATGTCGATAGGAAAAGCACAAACATCACAGTAATTTGTTGAATTATCAAAAGCATAAACTGCGTGTAAGTAAAATGTTGAATATCAAATTTAATACTGCATAGCATTGGCAGAAATGTAAATATCATGTTACGTTGACTACTACTTAAATCCAATCTAAcgcaaaaaaaaaagacaaaagaaaaagaatatgcGGAGATATTCGTCCCACGACCTACGAACCCTCTATGCCTTAGACTAATCGCGCCCCCTACACCTTAAAAGAGCAGCTCGGTGTACTAAACTTCCGTTATGCGCGTGGTCCGAGAAAGTGTtagtctattgtacgcagtcttaccttgcatttctgagAGAGGTTATTTCTACTCAAACCCGTGTGGCTAGGGGCAGAGCCACAGTGTTAGTTGCGGGTTCGGTcgaacccagtagcttttatTCAAACTCTGTATTTGTATTAAGAAATCCAATGAATATGTACGAATTATTAATTTAGTACCCAATAACTTAAAAGGATTATAATTCTGAACCCAAAAGGCCCAAATCCTAGCTCCGCCTCTGCGTATAGAAACAACTTTTCTAGCTACGCCCGCAGCTTACACCTTATAAAAGTAAAAAATGCATTGCGTTCTTTTGGTTCTCAAATTTTATACGTGAGAAcgtaatattttttaaattttctttttaaatattttatagcTTCTGTAATTTTCTCTACTTAAAAACTTTGATAACATAAATGTTATTATGAAAACGAAAAAGGGCATAAACTACCCCTTATTGTTTATTAAATGGTTTACAAATACCCTTCGTCCATCTATTCGTCTGAAAAAGCATACAACGTTATTTATATACCTAAAATTACCCCTCCTTTTAACGGTAACAGACGTGGGGCTCACTTTTAATGCATTGGCAACATTTTATTGGGCCACGTGGCTCCTGGTTTCACTTCATATATATGGGTATAATATACCCATCCTATTTGTTTGACATGCCCCATTATTTAACCCGCcccattattttctttttttctttactatttttttctttctttcttaccACCTTGACTGGATGGGGATTATGACCGGAAATCGCAAACCAAAAAGCTCACCAAAGACCTCGCTTGACTTGGCTACTTGAAACCCAACTCAAAAAATCAATTACTAGTGGCAGTGGCGGATGCACGTAGGGAGTTGTGGGTGCTTAAGCACCCATTAACTTTGATTATATTAATAAATTTATATAGGTAACCTTACAAATATTTAGATAAATATTGAGCGAGCACCCATAAGTaaattcatttttcctttttttttgaagtttttatCGGCAAgcacccataactttaaaatcctggatccgccactGACTAGTGGTGAAGAAAGTGAGTTTTCAAATCTTGTTTTGAAGAAAGTCGATGGTTTGGTTTTGGCAGTGGTGCGTTTTTGGTGGTGTTGTGACTGTTTCGCGGGAGGAAACTGGCTGAATTTCTTGATGGTTATGGAGATGTTTAAATGACTGGTTTTTGGTGGTGTTAGAAGGCTAAGATCTGGAGAAAATGGATAGTTACATGGCTAAAATGGGGTGGTGTTTTGGAGCTGTTGCACGGTGGCACGTACCAGCTGCATTTGAaggttgtttgaggtatttttcgGTGGTTTTGCGACTGTTTTTGGGTAGAAAAAGGTTATTTTTTGTGTAGGAGAAAAAGGGAGGATGACGGCTATAGGAAAAGAGGGATGTGCAGCTGTAATGGTGGAGATGATTTGTAAAGTGAAAAATGAGATTAGTAAACTGAAAATTGTGAGGAAGGAGAGTGGATTGAAGGAAGATGACATTATTGTTGATTTTCTTTTCAAGACAGGTAGAAGAAAAAGGGGGCCGGGGAGGGGGGATCTGGTGGGTGGGACTAGGAGTATTGAGtgataaggaaaaaagagtaaagaaaaaagaaagaaaataatgggGCGGGTCAAACAAATGGGGCGAGTATAGTATACTCATATGTATGAAGTGAAACCAGGAGCCACGTGGTCCAATAAAATGTTGCCAACGCATTAAAAGTGGCCCCACATCTTCTACCGTTAAAAGAATGGGTAGTTTTAGGTATATAAATAACGTTGTGTGCTTTTTCAGACGAATAAATGGACGGAGAATATTTATAAACTATTTAGTAAATAATAGGGGTAGTTTAAGCCCTTTTCCGTTATGAAAATTTGTTGTTATGCTCATAATTAATCGACTTTATACTTTACTTTTTGAACAATATACATTTTTGATATATTTTCTACATATTTTTAGCAATATCGAACAATCATACTTCCAAATTTTGTCCAATCAATggtaaaaaatcaaaacaaactgAGACAACAGAATTAAGCCCAATAATAGTATTAGTACTAGATAGTAATATATATGAGACCATGTAAAGAGTTTTGTAATCCTTAGTTACATTGTAACTATCTTGTTAGCTTGCCAACCACAAGGGTTTGCTCTTCCAAATATATCATTGTATTTGTTATTTATTACTTCATATACTAAAGTAGATACTTTCAAATCCTTTTTAGTAATACATAGCTCCTTAACCTAATTTTTTACAAGTGAAGTATGTACCATAAGTATTTTGCCcctactttattttttttatttttttttgcttaGGTTCCTATATTTAATTTGATAAATATATTAAACTTTGAGCCCTTAAAATACTTTAAAAGTTGTGAATGATGGTGAATAATTATGCACAAAGATAAATCTAAAATGTTGATAACAATAACCTTGAAGAACTCATTTGATATTGGGAGAGTACTATGTCAATTAAATTTTGATAGTAAttctaaaattataattaaatttCTCTTCGAACttatttttaatagaaaaattatttttacaatatAAATTTAGATTTAGTGATTTACTCAATTATACAATAGAAAATAAATTTCAAAACTATAattaaaattatatattaatAGTAATTCTAAATTTATAATTAAATTTCTCTTCGAACTTATTTTTAATtgaaaaattattttgaaaatataaatttagaTTTAGTGATTTACTCATACAATAGAAAATAAATTTCAaaaatttttcaaaattaatatATTAGAATCTTgaaaatagaataaaaaatatttaaattttattctaTTTACTTAATTAAGTGGGAATATAACAGAGGAAAAGGGAGAGATGCTTAGCGGGTGATCAACTTGTAATCTCACATTTATTAAATATTGTTGATAGTCACATGCTATTGAAACAAAGAtacatttttttcttaaaataatttaatttttcagAAATCATATAATTCTTAATTGGTTGGGTAgcaaaattttcttttaaaattaaagCATTAATGAGTTAATGACAAACTAAGTTAATTCTTCGACTTTGTTTTAATGAATTTGGATTTTTCTGAATTTCATCTAAACCTAGGCTTTAATCACCATATTTTTTCTAGCATAAACTATGGTCACATGAAATTATGAATAGTTAATCAATAAATaccaaaataatcaattaaaatatctTCTTTATTTCTACCTCTAATTAGAAATTATATGCTCgaaaattcataaaatattaaaatatcTTCTTTAATCTATGGTTATAGTCCGTTTGGAATCATTTTGCATACTTTAAATTATGTTACTAAATATCAAGTTACCTTTGCCCCTTTGATATATGCTTATT
Proteins encoded:
- the LOC138869233 gene encoding cytochrome P450 CYP736A12-like — protein: MINCWALGHDPKIWSDNVEEFVPERFIGKNIDLRGHDFHLLPFGYGRRSCPGMNLGLITVKLIVAQLVHCFNWDLPEGMLHGDLDMTEKFGLAAPRAQNLLVIPTYRLHS